A genomic window from Xyrauchen texanus isolate HMW12.3.18 chromosome 31, RBS_HiC_50CHRs, whole genome shotgun sequence includes:
- the LOC127624519 gene encoding somatostatin receptor type 1-like, with product MVEMNNSIVNFSTPHSSINLTGSSFWQMGTLEMSMLSFSFMLGLPTHSYIIYLIITETRSGMASEFFSLNLSVCEILFSLNSMFTLLTNWFPSLATLMQFLLGELITGHPLFQCLMCVERYLAVVHPVTFLKFKPLRYRVICSTAAWIICLGSCLCCMFLLASFNNFIYTWFFVIQFLLYLSIQLFCCLAVLRALKQSGPGDRGRERGEENNVKKRAFYIILISTLRMVITYVPFTVTGVLAVLTQQSIQVLWSISFICFMLAGFVQPVFYLHRTGKLSCLCYP from the coding sequence ATGGTGGAAATGAATAACTCCATAGTAAACTTCAGCACACCTCATTCATCCATCAACCTCACAGGATCATCTTTTTGGCAAATGGGCACACTAGAAATGTCTATGTTGAGCTTCAGCTTCATGCTTGGGCTTCCTACACACTCCTATATTATATATCTTATCATCACAGAAACAAGAAGTGGAATGGCATCGGAGTTCTTCAGCCTCAATCTCTCTGTCTGTGAAATACTTTTCTCTCTGAATTCTATGTTCACTCTTTTGACAAATTGGTTTCCGAGTCTTGCAACATTAATGCAGTTTTTATTAGGAGAACTCATCACTGGTCATCCTCTGTTTCAGTGTCTGATGTGTGTTGAGCGTTATCTGGCAGTGGTTCATCCTGTAACCTTTCTGAAGTTCAAACCTCTCAGATATAGAGTGATCTGTTCTACTGCGGCCTGGATCATCTGTCTTGGCTCCTGTTTGTGCTGCATGTTTCTTTTGGCCtcgtttaataattttatttacacatgGTTCTTTGTCATTCAGTTCCTCCTGTACCTCTCCATTCAGTTGTTCTGCTGTTTGGCTgttctcagagctctgaagcagtcAGGACCAGGAgacagagggagggagagaggggagGAAAACAACGTGAAGAAAAGAGCGTTTTATATCATATTAATAAGTACTCTGAGAATGGTTATCACATATGTTCCATTTACAGTCACAGGAGTCCTCGCTGTTTTGACACAACAGTCAATTCAAGTCCTCTGGTCaattagttttatttgttttatgctaGCTGGTTTTGTGCAGCCTGTTTTTTATTTGCACCGGACTGGCAAACTCTCATGCCTGTGTTATCCATAA